One segment of Nostoc flagelliforme CCNUN1 DNA contains the following:
- a CDS encoding transposase: MLQPHRSRYWLNANPPDPKVFKQEVQQVCHLYQKAEELKLESVHVVSTDEMTGIQALERAYPTQEMELGKIEYQEFEYIRHGTLSLIASWGVAEGLVLNASVKETRNEDDFANHIAQIIATNPNDGWIFVTDQLNTHKSESLVRQVATNCGIDIDLGIKGKSGILHSMESRAAFLTDTSHRIRFVYTPKHSSWLNQIECWFSILVRRLLRRGNFISTHDLKQQILNFIDYFNCTLAKPFVWKFLGYPDSA; this comes from the coding sequence ATGTTGCAACCACATCGAAGTCGTTACTGGTTAAACGCAAATCCACCAGATCCAAAAGTATTTAAACAAGAGGTTCAGCAGGTTTGTCATTTATATCAAAAAGCAGAAGAACTAAAACTTGAGAGTGTACATGTTGTCAGTACGGATGAGATGACAGGTATTCAAGCACTCGAACGAGCATATCCCACCCAGGAAATGGAACTTGGCAAAATTGAATACCAAGAATTTGAGTACATTCGGCATGGAACCCTTTCTTTAATTGCCTCTTGGGGCGTAGCTGAAGGACTTGTACTAAATGCCTCTGTTAAAGAAACACGCAACGAAGATGATTTCGCTAATCATATTGCTCAAATAATCGCTACCAATCCAAACGATGGATGGATTTTTGTTACCGATCAACTCAATACTCATAAGTCTGAGTCTTTAGTTCGACAAGTTGCAACTAACTGCGGTATAGACATTGATTTAGGTATTAAAGGTAAATCTGGTATTCTCCATTCGATGGAGTCTCGTGCAGCATTTTTAACTGATACAAGTCATCGAATTCGTTTTGTTTACACTCCAAAGCATAGTTCTTGGCTCAATCAGATTGAGTGTTGGTTTAGTATTTTGGTACGTCGTTTACTTCGACGTGGTAACTTTATTTCTACTCACGACCTCAAACAACAAATTTTGAATTTTATTGATTACTTTAATTGCACTTTGGCAAAGCCATTTGTTTGGAAGTTTTTAGGCTATCCTGATTCTGCTTAG
- a CDS encoding DEAD/DEAH box helicase translates to MEKNYTFKFNSDTALSALKAGKYDPINFYQARLDLFSLSVMADYDQLICLPTLTAIDKYWYQIETARKVLRQLGGRALLADEVGLGKTIEAGLIIAEYLARGMVQSMLVLTPASLVSQWQSELSDKFNIATITTDNRDPQQPIDEFWTNNPRIIASLNTAKSAKHYPHVTSRTWDLVVVDEAHHLKNRTTLNWKLVNALNKRFILMLTATPVQNSLIELFNLLTLLKPGLLQTEAAFKKEYVDSRNGRVPKNPEKLRSLMREVMVRNTRALVDVKLPKRFATTITVTPAAGEEKLYQDLSEYLRSSYPQIASILGRSIPQNVQPSLIHPTSCQK, encoded by the coding sequence ATGGAGAAAAACTATACATTCAAATTCAATTCTGACACTGCCTTATCAGCCCTGAAAGCTGGTAAATACGACCCTATTAACTTCTACCAAGCGCGTTTAGACCTGTTTAGCCTCTCGGTAATGGCAGACTATGATCAGCTAATTTGCCTGCCCACACTAACTGCTATTGATAAATACTGGTATCAGATTGAAACAGCCCGAAAAGTACTTAGACAACTCGGTGGACGCGCATTACTAGCCGATGAAGTCGGATTGGGCAAAACCATTGAGGCCGGACTAATCATAGCCGAGTACTTAGCAAGGGGTATGGTACAGTCCATGCTGGTGTTAACTCCTGCATCCCTAGTTTCCCAGTGGCAATCAGAGTTAAGTGACAAATTTAATATTGCTACTATCACCACAGATAACCGTGACCCGCAACAACCGATAGACGAATTTTGGACAAATAATCCGCGAATTATTGCTTCATTAAACACGGCTAAGTCTGCTAAACATTATCCCCACGTCACCAGTCGCACTTGGGACTTGGTAGTTGTCGATGAAGCCCACCACCTGAAAAATCGCACTACCCTCAACTGGAAACTGGTCAACGCCCTCAATAAGCGGTTTATCCTGATGCTCACTGCTACGCCAGTGCAGAACTCCCTGATTGAACTATTTAATCTGCTGACCCTCCTCAAACCGGGACTGCTACAAACAGAAGCCGCTTTTAAAAAAGAATACGTCGATTCCAGAAATGGGCGAGTCCCGAAAAATCCCGAAAAGTTACGCTCCCTGATGCGGGAAGTCATGGTGCGAAATACCCGCGCCCTAGTAGATGTCAAACTGCCCAAACGCTTCGCCACCACAATTACCGTTACCCCAGCAGCAGGTGAAGAGAAACTTTACCAGGACTTGAGCGAGTATCTACGTTCTTCATATCCTCAAATAGCTTCCATTCTAGGTCGCTCAATCCCTCAAAACGTCCAGCCATCACTGATACACCCAACCTCTTGCCAAAAATAG
- a CDS encoding DUF4082 domain-containing protein: protein MTIVNVLKKLSIASPFILTTALVSAPSVYASEAIQSLTGGSNFPAFNGTNQTIGWSFTANDNLSVTALGFYDQTPANPLSQSHLVGLWTSDGNLLASTTVQTTSPLTGSFRYQDIASVNLLAGMSYVIGAAITSPFSDIYNIPGSVNTAPEITLTSSARNGSSEGFSFPSTLTPGNGRIGPNFKFDVVTQAVPEPTSLIGILGLGAFGITSVRKRKQLLTE, encoded by the coding sequence GTGACAATCGTAAATGTACTAAAAAAGTTATCAATAGCTTCTCCTTTCATCCTGACAACAGCTTTAGTTTCTGCACCATCTGTATACGCGTCTGAAGCGATACAGAGTTTGACAGGTGGATCTAACTTCCCAGCTTTTAATGGTACAAATCAAACAATCGGTTGGTCATTTACTGCTAATGACAACCTCTCAGTTACTGCATTAGGTTTTTACGATCAAACTCCTGCGAATCCTCTATCACAATCCCACTTAGTTGGGTTGTGGACATCAGACGGGAATTTACTAGCTTCAACAACTGTTCAAACCACCAGTCCACTAACTGGAAGCTTTCGTTACCAGGATATTGCATCAGTCAATCTTCTTGCTGGAATGTCATACGTTATTGGTGCAGCAATAACTAGTCCATTTAGTGATATTTATAATATTCCCGGATCTGTAAATACGGCTCCAGAAATTACTCTCACCAGTAGCGCCAGAAATGGTTCATCCGAAGGGTTTAGTTTTCCTTCAACTCTAACACCCGGTAACGGTAGGATTGGCCCAAATTTCAAATTTGACGTAGTTACCCAAGCTGTTCCCGAACCGACTTCTCTCATCGGTATCTTAGGCTTAGGTGCTTTTGGCATTACCTCTGTTCGCAAACGTAAGCAACTACTTACAGAATAA
- a CDS encoding ParB/RepB/Spo0J family partition protein produces the protein MIRRKQTDKPFGGQITTPPPAPWLSSPDGELPAATETTIKLSDIVLPQQQPRRYFDPQALQELVSSIKQHGILQPLLVRPLAGGKYELVAGERRYRAGQSALLEVVPVVVRELSDDQAFQLALIENLQREDLNPVEETEGILHLLGIRLHCDVEAVKSLLYRMKNAHSKGEQPSKSSLNESRKNVSPNPDNPQSEDNVSEQLTEKNESRKNVSPNPDNPQSEDNVSEQLTEKNESRRNVSPNPDNPQSEDNISDQLAEKNESRRNVSPNLDEEQSNTVQQVFLGLGLMNWLSFTTTRLPLLNLPEEILMALRSGKLEYTKAQVLARVRNNEIRKKLLSEAIANYWSLSQIKEKITDWTDDEQTSSSKTTNQIPDRLQNITQRIKKRQLWKEPRKQKQLVNLLNKLEALLGDE, from the coding sequence ATGATCCGACGCAAACAAACTGACAAACCCTTTGGGGGTCAAATTACAACTCCACCACCTGCACCTTGGTTATCCTCACCAGATGGCGAGTTGCCAGCCGCTACTGAAACTACTATCAAGCTCTCGGATATAGTTCTGCCCCAACAGCAACCTAGACGATACTTTGACCCACAAGCATTACAAGAATTAGTCTCCTCAATTAAACAGCATGGCATCCTTCAACCTCTGTTGGTGCGTCCACTTGCCGGGGGAAAATACGAATTAGTAGCAGGAGAAAGACGCTATCGGGCAGGACAGTCAGCTTTGCTTGAAGTTGTGCCTGTGGTTGTGCGTGAGCTATCTGATGACCAAGCGTTTCAGTTGGCTTTGATTGAAAACCTGCAACGAGAAGACCTTAATCCCGTTGAAGAAACTGAAGGGATCTTGCACCTGTTGGGAATCCGGCTGCATTGCGATGTAGAAGCCGTCAAATCCTTGCTGTATCGAATGAAAAACGCTCACAGCAAGGGGGAACAGCCGTCAAAATCCTCATTAAATGAATCTAGGAAAAACGTTTCTCCTAACCCAGATAATCCACAATCTGAGGACAACGTTTCTGAGCAGTTAACCGAGAAAAATGAATCTAGGAAAAACGTTTCTCCTAACCCAGATAATCCACAATCTGAGGACAACGTTTCTGAGCAGTTAACCGAGAAAAATGAATCTAGGAGAAACGTTTCTCCTAACCCAGATAATCCGCAATCTGAGGACAACATTTCTGACCAGTTAGCCGAGAAAAATGAATCTAGGAGAAACGTTTCTCCTAACCTAGATGAAGAACAATCAAACACGGTACAACAGGTGTTTCTTGGTTTGGGACTCATGAATTGGCTATCGTTCACCACCACACGCTTACCTTTGCTCAATCTGCCCGAAGAAATTTTAATGGCACTGCGTTCAGGGAAACTGGAATACACCAAAGCACAAGTGTTGGCGCGGGTAAGAAATAATGAAATCCGAAAAAAACTTTTGTCCGAAGCGATAGCTAACTATTGGTCTTTAAGCCAAATCAAAGAAAAAATCACAGATTGGACTGATGATGAACAAACATCCTCATCTAAAACAACTAACCAAATACCAGACCGCCTCCAAAATATCACCCAGCGCATTAAAAAGCGTCAGCTTTGGAAAGAACCTAGAAAGCAAAAGCAGCTAGTAAACCTTTTGAACAAGCTCGAAGCCTTACTAGGGGATGAGTGA
- a CDS encoding type II toxin-antitoxin system VapC family toxin, with translation MATKFFIDTWGWLTLHDKSERYYQEATQAYQRAIAENGQIYTTDYVLDETFTIFFRRLPAPIADQSMKALLSAFLADNFYLIRITEERFAQTQVLRSKFLDKPLISFTDLTSMVVMQECNITTILTEDAHFTHVGMGFELVP, from the coding sequence ATGGCGACTAAGTTTTTTATTGATACTTGGGGTTGGCTTACGCTCCACGACAAAAGTGAACGCTATTACCAAGAAGCCACACAAGCTTACCAACGTGCCATTGCTGAAAATGGACAAATTTATACAACTGACTACGTTCTTGACGAAACATTCACAATATTTTTTCGACGACTTCCTGCACCGATAGCCGACCAATCCATGAAAGCGCTGCTGTCAGCTTTTTTAGCCGATAACTTTTATTTAATACGCATTACTGAAGAACGCTTTGCCCAAACTCAAGTACTCCGTTCTAAATTTCTCGATAAGCCCCTGATTTCTTTTACTGACTTGACCTCAATGGTCGTTATGCAAGAATGTAACATTACAACAATCCTCACCGAAGATGCTCACTTCACTCATGTGGGCATGGGCTTTGAGCTAGTTCCCTAA
- a CDS encoding transposase family protein, whose protein sequence is MSDILNHIEENPKRTKRLIGLEYEQLQQLIQNAERLHYDKQELLESKKVRIIAGGGGRKPKLSLKEQIILTLVYLRHLTTFELLGIQFGVSESTANDTFNYWLPILRELLPSSLIEQVKKNESDLMVVKEILTDYELIVDSYEQVRERPVDNKEQEKYYSGKACKHTFKSQIIILPDAKDIVDVVAGEPGPKSDITMFRENRDNFDPKQKFKGDLGYLGEDLIDTPIKTPRNGKLTIEQKKENKEFSSNRVFVEHRIRSVKIFRVVQERFRLNPKKYEQVILTICGVVRLRIGALILPAEIYAFT, encoded by the coding sequence ATGAGCGATATACTGAATCATATTGAAGAGAATCCTAAAAGAACAAAGCGGTTAATTGGTCTGGAGTATGAACAGTTACAACAATTAATTCAAAATGCAGAGCGATTACACTATGACAAACAAGAGTTATTAGAATCCAAAAAAGTGAGAATTATTGCTGGTGGTGGAGGTCGTAAACCAAAATTATCGCTCAAAGAACAAATAATTTTAACGTTGGTTTATCTCAGGCATCTGACTACATTTGAGCTTCTTGGTATCCAGTTTGGTGTGAGTGAGTCCACCGCAAATGATACATTTAACTATTGGTTGCCAATACTCAGAGAATTGCTACCATCCAGTTTAATTGAACAAGTAAAAAAAAACGAATCTGACTTGATGGTAGTCAAAGAAATACTTACAGATTATGAATTAATTGTAGATAGCTATGAACAAGTAAGGGAAAGACCTGTGGACAATAAAGAACAAGAAAAATATTACTCTGGTAAGGCATGTAAACATACATTTAAAAGTCAGATAATTATCTTGCCAGATGCCAAGGATATCGTTGATGTTGTAGCTGGCGAACCTGGACCAAAAAGCGATATAACAATGTTTAGAGAAAACCGCGATAACTTTGACCCAAAACAAAAATTTAAGGGAGATTTAGGATACCTTGGAGAAGATTTAATTGATACACCAATTAAAACGCCAAGAAATGGAAAGTTAACAATTGAACAGAAAAAAGAGAATAAGGAGTTTTCATCCAACCGAGTATTTGTTGAACACCGAATTCGTTCTGTAAAAATCTTTCGAGTTGTTCAAGAAAGATTTCGGTTAAATCCTAAAAAGTATGAACAAGTAATTTTGACAATTTGTGGAGTAGTAAGATTACGAATTGGGGCACTTATATTACCAGCAGAAATATACGCATTTACCTGA
- a CDS encoding ParA family protein, with product MSTSDPPCRIIALFNQAGGVAKSTLTQNLGYHLARRKHRVLLIDLDPQASLTKFMGLVPSQLQKTVADAIIDEQPLPIHEGIHGMDLVPASRVLSGAEMQLVSAAMRELRLKEAVESVLNEYDFILIDCPPSLGLLSYIALVAATHVLVPVETHLKAFEGTDELLQTITHVKNKANRKIQIAGFIPTRYAQQNSADKRALAAIQEQLSAWGRIFPPIPRATAFVDASEERAPLAVFDPKHPVVAILEEIAKALEAL from the coding sequence GTGTCAACTTCTGACCCTCCATGCCGCATTATTGCCCTGTTTAACCAAGCGGGTGGTGTCGCCAAATCGACACTGACCCAAAACCTGGGATACCACCTAGCGCGACGAAAACATCGTGTTCTCCTCATTGACCTAGACCCCCAAGCAAGCCTAACCAAATTCATGGGGTTAGTGCCATCTCAGTTACAAAAAACGGTTGCTGATGCCATTATCGATGAGCAGCCCTTACCGATTCATGAGGGCATTCACGGCATGGACTTGGTTCCAGCAAGCCGAGTCTTAAGTGGAGCCGAAATGCAGTTAGTCAGTGCTGCGATGCGCGAGTTGCGCCTTAAGGAAGCCGTTGAATCTGTTCTAAATGAATACGACTTCATTCTTATAGATTGTCCCCCCAGCTTAGGATTGCTTTCCTATATCGCCTTAGTCGCGGCCACACACGTACTCGTTCCCGTGGAAACCCATCTCAAAGCTTTCGAGGGAACCGACGAACTCTTACAAACTATCACCCACGTCAAAAATAAAGCCAATCGCAAAATTCAAATAGCCGGGTTTATTCCCACGCGGTATGCTCAACAGAACTCAGCCGATAAACGCGCATTGGCAGCCATCCAAGAACAACTTTCCGCTTGGGGTCGTATTTTCCCACCCATCCCCAGAGCTACCGCTTTTGTCGATGCGTCAGAAGAACGTGCGCCCCTAGCAGTATTTGACCCAAAACATCCTGTAGTCGCTATTCTTGAAGAAATTGCCAAGGCTTTGGAGGCTTTATGA
- a CDS encoding helix-turn-helix domain-containing protein: MLRVECDRWNESASKLREEALKANHARTRERLMALYEICNGKSATKVGRETGRNPQTVMEWVHRYNLSGIKALLYQRTGGHPPFFPQK, encoded by the coding sequence ATGCTCAGAGTAGAATGCGATCGCTGGAATGAAAGTGCCTCAAAATTGAGAGAAGAAGCATTAAAAGCGAATCATGCTCGTACTCGCGAGCGTTTAATGGCACTGTACGAAATATGTAACGGAAAAAGTGCGACAAAGGTAGGCAGAGAAACAGGGCGTAACCCTCAGACAGTAATGGAGTGGGTACATCGTTACAATCTCTCAGGTATAAAAGCACTGTTATATCAGCGTACAGGTGGTCATCCCCCTTTTTTCCCTCAGAAGTAA
- a CDS encoding alpha-ketoglutarate-dependent dioxygenase AlkB family protein yields MKLEWQQNQIRMLGKTIPVPRLECIYGDAGCDYLYSNSVFLKPLTWTDNLANLRDRITALTGYKFRIVIGNQYRTGTDSIGWHADNEPSMGSNPAIASLSLGGVRKFQIKPRNGKPTDFWLEHGSLLVMHPGCQSTHLHQVPKTNKIVSTRINLTFRPHTGGER; encoded by the coding sequence CTGAAACTGGAGTGGCAGCAAAATCAAATCAGAATGTTGGGTAAAACAATCCCCGTCCCGCGCCTGGAGTGTATTTATGGTGATGCCGGATGTGATTACCTTTACTCGAACAGCGTATTTTTAAAACCCCTGACTTGGACAGATAATCTGGCTAACTTGCGTGATCGCATAACTGCATTAACTGGTTACAAATTCCGTATCGTCATTGGCAACCAGTACCGCACGGGGACTGATTCTATCGGCTGGCACGCTGACAATGAACCATCGATGGGATCTAATCCTGCAATCGCTTCCCTTAGCCTCGGTGGTGTTCGCAAATTCCAAATCAAACCGAGAAATGGTAAACCCACTGACTTTTGGCTGGAACACGGAAGCTTGCTTGTGATGCACCCTGGCTGTCAATCAACACATCTACATCAAGTCCCCAAAACAAACAAAATAGTTAGCACGCGAATTAATCTCACGTTTCGACCGCACACCGGAGGCGAGAGATAA
- a CDS encoding IS630 family transposase: protein MGTSLQSLRYKSTVISAYRWSSPFFPSEVKSAIDSEIRQALEFAATPPQQRQQTITQKPRWTLKRLAAWIDKQFNLKCCRESIRKTLKNLGFSWKKARKLLNKANSKKRREFLEKLKGLLDDALHNGHLLIFIDEAHIHLDSDEGYGWSVKGERFWVSSNSPGRAKVSFYGIYVYNYAKVKIFPYLKADQFNTIDVLKHLRTEFPDQEVTLIWDGAPYHRAQLVNEALQVLQINLQPLPSYSPDFMPVEHLWQWLREDVTYHTCYQSAAELIERVHLFEQDIHSNPFEISDRLWVKNHLDPDEEKLRVST, encoded by the coding sequence GTGGGTACATCGTTACAATCTCTCAGGTATAAAAGCACTGTTATATCAGCGTACAGGTGGTCATCCCCCTTTTTTCCCTCAGAAGTAAAGTCAGCAATTGATTCTGAGATTCGTCAAGCTCTTGAGTTTGCAGCAACACCACCCCAACAAAGACAACAGACAATAACGCAAAAGCCTCGTTGGACATTGAAGCGTTTAGCGGCTTGGATTGACAAACAGTTCAATCTCAAATGTTGCCGAGAGTCAATACGTAAGACTCTCAAGAACTTAGGGTTTTCGTGGAAAAAAGCACGTAAACTTTTAAATAAAGCTAACAGTAAAAAACGTAGAGAGTTTCTAGAAAAACTCAAGGGTTTGCTTGATGATGCTCTCCATAATGGTCATTTGCTAATTTTTATCGACGAGGCACATATTCATCTTGATAGCGATGAAGGCTATGGTTGGTCAGTTAAAGGTGAGCGTTTTTGGGTCAGTTCCAACTCTCCAGGAAGAGCCAAGGTTTCCTTTTATGGGATCTATGTTTATAACTATGCCAAAGTCAAAATTTTTCCTTACCTGAAAGCTGACCAATTCAATACGATTGATGTTTTAAAGCATCTAAGAACTGAATTTCCAGACCAAGAGGTCACTTTAATTTGGGATGGTGCTCCCTATCATCGTGCACAATTGGTAAACGAAGCATTGCAAGTCTTACAAATAAACTTGCAACCCTTACCTAGTTACAGTCCTGATTTTATGCCTGTCGAACACCTGTGGCAGTGGTTGCGTGAAGATGTTACTTATCACACGTGCTATCAATCTGCTGCTGAACTGATTGAACGTGTTCATTTATTTGAACAAGACATTCATTCTAACCCCTTTGAAATTAGCGATCGCCTATGGGTAAAAAATCACCTTGACCCTGACGAGGAAAAACTACGGGTTTCAACGTAG
- a CDS encoding ribbon-helix-helix domain-containing protein, whose product MMLSVVTAKKRISLYLDEALKSDLERLAKIRKRSLSNLIEVLCEEELERARNNGELKDA is encoded by the coding sequence ATGATGTTGTCGGTGGTTACAGCCAAAAAGCGAATATCGCTTTATTTGGACGAAGCATTAAAGTCTGACTTAGAACGGCTAGCTAAGATTAGGAAGCGTTCTCTGTCAAATTTAATAGAAGTCCTTTGCGAAGAAGAGTTGGAGCGTGCCAGGAATAATGGAGAGTTAAAGGATGCTTGA
- a CDS encoding MerR family transcriptional regulator translates to MNFSTVTRWVKRGWLKATKRSARHYQIWRWHLKQFFDNPPQSIKKRIAALDTEAINYLLGRRA, encoded by the coding sequence TTGAATTTCTCAACTGTCACAAGGTGGGTAAAACGAGGATGGCTCAAAGCAACAAAACGTTCTGCTAGACATTACCAAATTTGGAGATGGCATCTCAAACAGTTTTTTGATAACCCGCCACAATCAATTAAAAAACGTATTGCTGCTCTCGATACCGAAGCCATTAATTACTTATTGGGGAGACGTGCATGA
- a CDS encoding helix-turn-helix domain-containing protein, whose product MSRPFQIEIAESEEELKKRLQTASLGNQKEKLQMLWWLKNGQVKEQQEIGQRLGRDTSTVTRWLQKYRASGLSGLLEIKKAPGAKRKINSEALAALKQELETGKGFESYGEIVEWLKRQHGLEIEYATVYAWVRYRFKAKLKVPRPQSSQQDEELVSEFKKNSASFS is encoded by the coding sequence ATGAGCCGCCCATTTCAAATTGAGATTGCGGAAAGCGAAGAGGAACTAAAAAAACGCCTACAAACAGCGTCTTTGGGAAACCAAAAAGAAAAATTACAGATGTTATGGTGGCTTAAAAATGGGCAAGTCAAGGAACAACAAGAAATAGGGCAACGTTTGGGTAGAGATACATCAACGGTGACAAGATGGTTGCAGAAGTATAGAGCCAGTGGGCTATCTGGCTTGCTAGAAATTAAGAAAGCACCCGGAGCAAAACGAAAAATCAACTCCGAAGCACTTGCTGCCCTCAAGCAAGAACTGGAGACAGGGAAAGGGTTTGAGAGTTACGGTGAAATAGTCGAGTGGTTGAAACGCCAACATGGGCTGGAGATAGAGTACGCAACAGTTTATGCTTGGGTGAGATATAGATTTAAAGCAAAACTGAAAGTCCCACGCCCTCAAAGTTCTCAGCAGGATGAAGAGTTGGTATCGGAATTTAAAAAAAACTCGGCATCATTCTCATAA
- a CDS encoding helix-turn-helix domain-containing protein: MTNTEIASSLRLTRGQVRLWRTRWQNAAQEWEQVKSEDIEDETLFTQIISILKDEPRRGNPGKFSLEEIVQIIAVACEIPATSERPVSHWTPKELADEVVKRKIVSEISPRSVGRFLKSSNVATTSKSLLVKRKSTRSKSI; this comes from the coding sequence ATGACGAATACGGAAATTGCGTCATCATTACGATTAACACGGGGACAGGTGCGATTATGGCGAACAAGATGGCAAAATGCAGCTCAAGAATGGGAGCAAGTCAAATCAGAAGATATCGAGGATGAAACGTTGTTCACACAGATCATCTCGATACTTAAAGATGAGCCACGACGTGGGAATCCAGGAAAATTTAGTCTGGAAGAAATCGTTCAAATTATTGCAGTTGCGTGTGAAATACCAGCAACTTCGGAGCGTCCAGTCAGCCACTGGACGCCCAAAGAGCTTGCAGACGAAGTGGTCAAGCGCAAAATAGTATCAGAGATTTCGCCCCGAAGCGTAGGTCGTTTTTTAAAATCAAGCAATGTTGCAACCACATCGAAGTCGTTACTGGTTAAACGCAAATCCACCAGATCCAAAAGTATTTAA
- a CDS encoding DUF1392 family protein — protein MIDHINALKTSWYLSPSWGKIIPPVEVNLLERVYLRTTRTFGYCCGMQWKHECWIYSVDCGNEILHATENQIIGTGELEANMKILISLLVIDIQGYGSEQSTWIHPEIAIDLARWVSVEFRIWANRTLMKVMLSTQVEPVKQQEPPHTLAPSHEAAQLAMMLGEFAGLDKSLTAQLAVNAATKVNPAQEPTKKSGFRA, from the coding sequence ATGATTGACCACATTAACGCACTCAAAACAAGCTGGTATCTCTCTCCATCTTGGGGCAAAATAATTCCACCTGTTGAAGTGAATTTACTAGAAAGAGTATACCTGCGAACCACAAGAACATTCGGCTATTGCTGCGGTATGCAATGGAAGCATGAGTGCTGGATTTATTCAGTGGATTGCGGTAATGAAATCCTTCACGCCACAGAAAACCAAATTATCGGTACTGGGGAATTAGAAGCCAATATGAAGATCCTCATATCGTTATTAGTGATAGATATCCAAGGATACGGAAGCGAACAAAGCACTTGGATTCATCCAGAAATCGCCATTGATTTAGCTCGGTGGGTTTCTGTTGAATTCCGCATCTGGGCCAACAGAACCTTAATGAAAGTGATGCTCTCAACCCAAGTAGAGCCAGTAAAACAGCAGGAACCACCACATACATTAGCTCCGTCGCACGAAGCCGCACAGTTAGCAATGATGTTGGGGGAATTTGCTGGACTAGACAAATCTCTCACCGCCCAGTTAGCAGTTAATGCTGCCACCAAAGTTAACCCCGCACAAGAACCAACGAAAAAATCAGGATTTCGCGCTTGA